Below is a genomic region from Bacteroidales bacterium.
ATTTGAAAGAGTCTTGTCTAGAATGTTCGCTGGCAAGGCTTGCGAGTTTTGAATGCCAGGAGTTTACTTGATGTAATCGACTGGCATGAAAAACGAGCGTAACGCAGCCAGCGGATATTATAGACAGACTCTAATTGTAAAAACATAAAATATAATGGAGGTTACTATGCCAGGATTAAACAGAACAGGCCCCCTGGGCGAAGGCCCTATGACAGGCAGGCAGCAAGGCAGATGCAATCCGAACCGGAAAAATAGTGTTCCCGAAGCACCTGAACGACCCCTTACCGGAAGAGGTATGGCATTGGGAAAAGGCAGAAAAAGGGGGAGAAATAAAGGAAAAGGATCGGCATGGGGAAAGAACAGAAGATTTGGAAAATAGTGACAGAAGATGAACTAAGAAAGTAGAATGAGTTTAGTCTAAAAATGCGCTTAGCGGTTATTTTTAGCTAATTGGTTGAAAATTATCTGTTGAATTTCAGAGATCTATTAGAGCCGCTTAGCGCCTTATCAGCCAATATTTAGCTTTTTATACCGAACTCTAGAATCAAAATTTAAAACAACTATGAAAATTCTATTCACAGCCAAAGGAACCGATTGGAATGCAAATCCGGACAACCGTTTCGGCCGGGGAAAATATTTTGTTGTTTATGATGAAGAGCAAGATCATCTCACTGCACATTCCAACGAGGAAAATATGAATGCCGGACATGGGGCAGGCATACAAGCTGCTCAAAAGGCCATTAATCTGGGCGTTGATGTTATCATCTCCGCAGAGTTGGGCCCGAAAGCCAGACAAACCATTGGCCAAAGTCATTGCAAATTGTACACAATTGATGATTCATCGACCATCCAGCAGCTTTACGAGCAATACAAGAAGGGTCATCTCAAAGAACAATAATGTAATTGTCACAATTCGATGACCAACAATATGCCAGACAGCATGTTATTGCTTCCAGGATAAAACAGGTTGTCCACATACGATTGGTTTAATATCATGGTAGCTGATGATAAGCGGTATGCAGGTATGTTCATCAGCATTATGCTTGTCGCAGCTTGAGCTGTATAGTGATGGCATAAATCCTGCTGATATAAGTGGAAGGGTTTATGAATGCGGATAGATCACAAGATGGATGCCTGTCCGCCTGCAAGCTTCGGTTGGTTCCGCTAAAGCTTAAACGACAGCGTGCGGGCAGGCAACTCCCCCATCTGCAGTCTTATAAATCAGGTTCACCCTCGATATAACCCAAGGACCTGAGAAATTCAT
It encodes:
- a CDS encoding DUF5320 domain-containing protein, which encodes MPGLNRTGPLGEGPMTGRQQGRCNPNRKNSVPEAPERPLTGRGMALGKGRKRGRNKGKGSAWGKNRRFGK
- a CDS encoding NifB/NifX family molybdenum-iron cluster-binding protein, whose protein sequence is MKILFTAKGTDWNANPDNRFGRGKYFVVYDEEQDHLTAHSNEENMNAGHGAGIQAAQKAINLGVDVIISAELGPKARQTIGQSHCKLYTIDDSSTIQQLYEQYKKGHLKEQ